A window from Nothobranchius furzeri strain GRZ-AD chromosome 17, NfurGRZ-RIMD1, whole genome shotgun sequence encodes these proteins:
- the LOC139063799 gene encoding zinc finger and SCAN domain-containing protein 20-like isoform X2 gives MEKEVSRVPVFVWLYFLCVKMPASNSFWSNAELQTFLTIIGDSNIQAELDGMIRNEKVFKEVSQRMAAEGFQRTSEHCRAKLKKIKAHYRKVKDSNGRSGNGRSTWKWYDVVDAIYGHRPSNRGSEGGLDSATSILESLINPVDTSEAENTPSSEEPSTSSSSTPGPSVPPSPRPVPSPPPSPLSTTTREEHLPCR, from the exons ATGGAAAAGGAAGTGAGTCGAGTTCCAGTGTTTGTTTGGCTGTACTTCTTGTGTGTGAAAATGCCTGCAAGTAATAGCTTTTGGTCCAATGCGGAGCTTCAAACGTTCCTCACCATCATCGGAGATAGCAACATTCAGGCCGAGCTGGATGGGATGATAAGAAATGAGAAAGTCTTCAAAGAAGTTTCTCAGCGCATGGCAGCTGAAGGATTCCAGCGCACCTCCGAGCACTGTCGTGctaagctgaaaaaaataaaagcccacTACAGAAAAGTTAAGGACAGCAACGGCCGTAGTGGGAATGGGCGAAGTACATGGAAGTGGTACGATGTGGTGGACGCTATTTATGGACACAGACCGTCAAACCGAGGCAGCGAAGGAGGCCTGGACTCAGCGACCAGTATCCTGGAGTCACTCATAAACCCTGTTG ACACATCTGAAGCGGAAAACACTCCCTCTTCAGAGGAACCATCCACTTCCTCAAGTAGCACTCCAggac cttctgtgccaccatcgcctcggCCAGTTCCATCgccaccaccatcacctctgtccactACCACTCGAGAGGAACATCTACCATGTCGTTGA
- the LOC139063799 gene encoding zinc finger and SCAN domain-containing protein 20-like isoform X1 — protein MEKEVSRVPVFVWLYFLCVKMPASNSFWSNAELQTFLTIIGDSNIQAELDGMIRNEKVFKEVSQRMAAEGFQRTSEHCRAKLKKIKAHYRKVKDSNGRSGNGRSTWKWYDVVDAIYGHRPSNRGSEGGLDSATSILESLINPVDTSEAENTPSSEEPSTSSSSTPGPSVPPSPLSVPSVPPSPRPVPSPPPSPLSTTTREEHLPCR, from the exons ATGGAAAAGGAAGTGAGTCGAGTTCCAGTGTTTGTTTGGCTGTACTTCTTGTGTGTGAAAATGCCTGCAAGTAATAGCTTTTGGTCCAATGCGGAGCTTCAAACGTTCCTCACCATCATCGGAGATAGCAACATTCAGGCCGAGCTGGATGGGATGATAAGAAATGAGAAAGTCTTCAAAGAAGTTTCTCAGCGCATGGCAGCTGAAGGATTCCAGCGCACCTCCGAGCACTGTCGTGctaagctgaaaaaaataaaagcccacTACAGAAAAGTTAAGGACAGCAACGGCCGTAGTGGGAATGGGCGAAGTACATGGAAGTGGTACGATGTGGTGGACGCTATTTATGGACACAGACCGTCAAACCGAGGCAGCGAAGGAGGCCTGGACTCAGCGACCAGTATCCTGGAGTCACTCATAAACCCTGTTG ACACATCTGAAGCGGAAAACACTCCCTCTTCAGAGGAACCATCCACTTCCTCAAGTAGCACTCCAggaccttctgtgccaccatcacctctgtccgtaccttctgtgccaccatcgcctcggCCAGTTCCATCgccaccaccatcacctctgtccactACCACTCGAGAGGAACATCTACCATGTCGTTGA